Sequence from the Opitutaceae bacterium genome:
TCCGTATTGTCACGCTTCCCGCTCCGGTGACGCGCGACAACTCCCGCTCAAAAAAATCCGTCGCCCCCAGCGTCGCCGACATCAGGAGGAAGCGGCACTGCGGCATCGCGAGCAGGGGCACCTGCCAGGCGGTCCCGCGATCCGCATCCGAGTAGTAGTGAAACTCGTCCATGATGACGGCACGCATGTCGCTCTTCTCACCGTGCGCCAGCGCGATGTTCGCCAGTATTTCGGCCGTGCAGCACAGGACCCTGGCCTGCGGATTGACGCTCGCGTCCCCGGTCATCATGCCCACGTTTTCGGCTCCGAAGTCCCGGCAGAGGGACAGGAACTTCTCATTCACCAGCGCCTTGATCGGACACGTGTAGATGGACCGCTCGCCGGCGCAGAGGGCCTTGAAATGAAAGGCCGCGGCGACGAGTGATTTGCCCGAACCCGTCGGCGTTGCCAGAATGACATTGTTCCCTCCAAAAAGCTCAAGGATCGCCTCCTCCTGTTCGGGATACAGTTCCATCCCCCGATCCGCCATGACCTCGAGAAATCTCGCGAGCACGGCCTCCCCATCCGCGCCCGGGGGAAGCGGCGCGAGGGGGGGAACGGAAGGGAGGCCGGACGCAGGCATGCCAACAGCAGGAGCACAGGTTGGCGGGGAGACAAGTTCACGCTCGGGATCCGGCAAAGGTTTCGTCTGAAGAAATCCAAGCTTCCGCATTGCCCTCCGCGCCCGGTCCTGCCACTCGTGATTTCCCTATGGGACGCCAATGGCTTCATGCAAAACGAGCGATCGTGAACCTCAAGAAAGGTCAGGTCGTCGGCAAGATCGTCAAGGAACTCACCGTGGCGGCGAAGCTGGGCGGCGCCGACCCCGCGGGCAACGCACGGCTTTTCGCCGCGCTTGAAAAGGCCCGCAAGGCGAGCGTCTCCCGCGATGTCATCGAGCGCGCGATCAAGAAGGGTGCCGGGGGCGGCGACGACAAGTCATCGCTCGAACACGTCGTCTTCGAAGGCTACGCGCCGCACAAGGTTCCCATCATCGTGGAGATCTACACGGACAACCACCAGCGCACCGCGTCCGAGGTGCGCGTCCTCTTCAAGAAGGGCGTGCTCGGCAATGCGGGAAGCAACAAGTTCCTCTTCGACCATGTAGGCATCGTCGAGGCGCATCACACGGATGCCGCCGCCGACATCGAAGCCGCCGCCATCGAAGCGGGGGCGAACGATTTTGAAGCGCTGTCGCACACCCAGAATGACGACATTCCCGAAGGCCACGCGGGCGCAAAATTCCTGACCGACCGAACCGCGGTGCACGCCGTCTCCACCTGGCTCAAGTCCAATGGATGGTCCGTAGTGACCAGCGAGATTGGCTATGTTGCGAAGTCGTATCCGGAACTCGACGACAACGTTCGAGCCGAGGTCGGTGAGTTTCTGCAGTCCATCGAGGACCACGACGACGTGCAGCGGGTCTGGGCCGCCGTGAGGTAACCGGAGGGTTCACGATTGTCAGAACGGGAAGCCGACCGAAAAGTGGAGCGTGCCTTTCGGATCCCCCTCCCGCCGGCGCAGGTTCCGCCCGTATTCCAGGCGCACGGGTCCGACAATCGTCTGGTATCTCACTCCCAGACCCAGTGAATAGAGTCGTTCGCTGAAGGGATAGTCCGCCAGCGAAACCGCCGTGCCAAGCGCGTCCATGAAGATCACCGACGACCAGTTCGCGGTGATCCGCTGTTCGACCTCCGCATTGAGGATGACCCGGCTCTTTGCGCCAATGAACCGTCCATCGGCTCCGCGCGGAGCGGCCCCGCCGTTCTGGTATCCGCGGATTGAGCTCTCCCCTCCAGGGAAGAAGCGCTTGTTCACCGGAAGATCGCGATCATTCCTGGCTCCCAGGGTCGTGATCGCCCCATGCGCGAAGCCGAGGTGAATCCAGCGGGAGCGCCCCCACGCGGTGTGGTAGGATCCGCCAAGCTCAAATATCTGATAGTCGACCTCGCCGGCCAGCAGCTTGCTCGCCGCCTCGACCTGGGCGAACCAATGGTAGCCGCGCCGCGGACGCAGCGGATTGTCCCGTCGATCGAGCGTCACGCCGGCCTCCACCGCCCCCACGGTCACAAGGCGTTCATCCTCCGCCCGGGTCGACAGCTCGTTGGAGCGGTTCCTCAGCGCCTGATACGTGTAGCCCGCCCTTCCCTCCATCCCCCGCCCCAGCCTTTTCCTCAGCACCGCGCTCACGCCGTATTCCTCCCGCAGGAATGACGCCTCCTCGCGTCTCAGGCCGAAAAGCCGCGCCGTGCCGTCGATCGTCTCGCCGAACAGCTCGGGCACCGAATAGAGGAGCTCCCCGCGGGTGCTCTTCATCGACTGCACGAGCGTGAGCCGGCTCTGGTGCGCCCGCCCGAACAGATTGAGCTGCCGCCACTCTACACCGCCGCGCAGCTGCTCGTAGCTTCCGTAGCCGAGAAGCAGGTTCGTCTCCCATCGCGGCAGTTCCTTCAGGTTGAAAATCACACCGCGCTCCGAACCGGTTTCCGGTTCGATCTCCGTGCGGACCGAGGAAAATATGCCGAGTCGGGCAAGGCGGATCCTGGCATCCTCCACATCGAGGAGGTTCAACGGGCGTCCGGCATGAAGCTTCACCCTGCGCTGGAGAACGGACGGTTGCGTGTATCCACTTCCTTCATACTTGACTCCGCCAAGCGTAACGCGCTCTCCCGGAACGACCGTCACGATGACGGAAAGCGGAAGTTCGCCGCCCGCGGCCTCGCCCGCGCGCTGTTCAAACCGGATTGCAGCATCGGGATACCCCTGCCGCAGCGCCGCATCACGGATGCCTCTCGCCAGATCCTGCTGCCAGAGCGGAGTCCAGGCCCTGTCCCTCCACGTTCCGGTGTCAAACTCGATCGTCGTGCCCTCCGTGCCCACCACCGACAGTTCCTTCACCCAGTGGCGCGGCCCCTCCCTCACTTCGATAAGAATGTCGGTGTTCCCATCGTTCGCGTCCTTCGCCACCCGCGCCGTCACCCGGGCTCCGCCGTAGCCCAGCAGCCGCAGTCCATCCAGGAGGCTCTCCGCGGACCGCTCGAGGCGCCCCGGCGAATAGGCGCGCGCCGACGCCCGCTGCCAGAGCGCATCCATCGGACGGAAATACGCCTCAGCCTCCTGCGCCGCCATCGCATGCAGTCCCTCGAAGCGCACGGAGTTGATGGTGGATCGGATGCCGGGAGCGATCACAAACTCCACCTTTCGCGCTGACAGCGGCCGCGGAAGCACCGTGAGCAGGCGTTCGTCAAAAACATGCGATGTCCGCTCTTCAACGCCTTCAGACTGGATGCTGGCGGTCACCCGCGGGTGCCTGAAACCCTCCTCCGTCAGGGCGCTGATCAGGAGGAACGCGGCGTCCTCAATTGCATTCGCATCCATCGTTGCACCGCGTTCAGGTCCCAGCAGCCGGTTGAGCAGGGCCACCTGTTCGCGATCCCCCCAGAATCCCAGCCCGCTCACCTGAATCTCCGCCTTCGTTCTCGCATTCGAGGCTGTCCCCGAAGCGCACGCCATTGGAAGAGTCGCACATCCGGTGAGAATCATTACGATGCCGAGCCTGCGGATCCAGGGGCTCATGCTCAATGACTCATCCCTCATGGCCGGCCCGCCCCCTCTTTTCCTTCTCCAGCCTCACCCGGTCCGGGAGCCGCGTCCCTCGGGCGATCTCGAAAGGCCCGCCACTTCACTCCGACATTGTATTCGTCAAACTCATCGTACTCGCCTGTGAGCGACCACCTCTGATCAAGGGGCACCTCCAAGGCATACGTTTCGCGTCCCTCCCGTGAAACCCGTTCGCCCACTGTGAGGGAAAAGTTCTCCGCCTGGGAGGCATCGGCGCCAAGCTGTCCGGCAAGCGCCTGACCGAGGTAGGCGCCAAGTCGCAGGGCGCGCTGCTGGGCCGAAAACGCAATTTCGCCCTGCGGCGCCTCACCCGCCATCACAAGGCGAAGCACCTGCTCGGAATCCAGCGGAGGGCTGGATGAAAACACGATGTTCGGGTGGGCCGCAGACCCCGTCATCTCCATGCGCAGATCGTAGCCCATGCGACGGCTCGCGCCCTCCAGCGACACCCGGGGGTCATACGGGGCCGACTCCACAAGGCTCACGCCGGCCTGCTCCACCTGAAACGTCGCAAAGGGGAGCATGACCCTGCCCTCATCGATCACAACCTCCCCCACCGCCAGCGGCTCCGCCAGCGTCCCCGCCAGGCGAAAATGCGCCGACGCAACACCCGAGAAGAGCGGGCTCTTCAAGCGGAGGAACCGCCCGCCTTCAACGTCCACACCCAGTTTCCATCCGGCAAAGGGCTCCGTAGTGACCGAGAAATAGGGAGGCCTGCGCAGCGGCGACGCGCGTATTGAGTCGCTGGATACAATCGACCGGAGATCCATGAGGAGCAGGCTGTCGCGCAGCACCGCCCTGCCGGCGATCTCGCCGCCTCCCCGCTCGGTCGTCCGAACGCGCAGATCGACATCCCCGCGCACGAGGAGTCCCGCCTGCCGGACCAGGGGAAGATTCGATCCCTTCAGATTGAACGCCATCCGCCATTCTCCACCGTCCCCGCGTGTCGCTTCACCCGCGGCTGACACGGGCTGACCGCCCGACCTGGCCTCAAACCTGCCGATGCGCACCGTGCGCCCGTCGAGGACGATGTCGGCATCGACATCCTGCAGCGCGCCGAGCGGTCCGAGCACCGGCCGCGATGCCGCGCCCCGCAGGTGCGCCTCTCCGGTCCACTTCATCCCTGGCTTCAACGCAACCTCGATCGCGACACTCCCATTGGGCGAGATCCACCGGTCCGCAATCGACGCAAACGCCTCGAGCCTTGTCTCCGGCACCGCAAGTTCCGCGTCCAGATGCGACGAGATCCAGGCCTGCCAGCCGCTCCATCCGCCCCCCGGCCATTCCGCAGGCAGGGGAAGCCGGCCGCTCGCCTTCACGGTCTGTCCCGACAGCCGCGCTGAAAACTCCTGCAGTCTCAGGCTTGCGCCATCGCCCACGACGCGCGCACGCAGCTCCTCAACCGCCGGCAATCGCCC
This genomic interval carries:
- a CDS encoding YebC/PmpR family DNA-binding transcriptional regulator — encoded protein: MGRQWLHAKRAIVNLKKGQVVGKIVKELTVAAKLGGADPAGNARLFAALEKARKASVSRDVIERAIKKGAGGGDDKSSLEHVVFEGYAPHKVPIIVEIYTDNHQRTASEVRVLFKKGVLGNAGSNKFLFDHVGIVEAHHTDAAADIEAAAIEAGANDFEALSHTQNDDIPEGHAGAKFLTDRTAVHAVSTWLKSNGWSVVTSEIGYVAKSYPELDDNVRAEVGEFLQSIEDHDDVQRVWAAVR
- a CDS encoding BamA/TamA family outer membrane protein, encoding MSPWIRRLGIVMILTGCATLPMACASGTASNARTKAEIQVSGLGFWGDREQVALLNRLLGPERGATMDANAIEDAAFLLISALTEEGFRHPRVTASIQSEGVEERTSHVFDERLLTVLPRPLSARKVEFVIAPGIRSTINSVRFEGLHAMAAQEAEAYFRPMDALWQRASARAYSPGRLERSAESLLDGLRLLGYGGARVTARVAKDANDGNTDILIEVREGPRHWVKELSVVGTEGTTIEFDTGTWRDRAWTPLWQQDLARGIRDAALRQGYPDAAIRFEQRAGEAAGGELPLSVIVTVVPGERVTLGGVKYEGSGYTQPSVLQRRVKLHAGRPLNLLDVEDARIRLARLGIFSSVRTEIEPETGSERGVIFNLKELPRWETNLLLGYGSYEQLRGGVEWRQLNLFGRAHQSRLTLVQSMKSTRGELLYSVPELFGETIDGTARLFGLRREEASFLREEYGVSAVLRKRLGRGMEGRAGYTYQALRNRSNELSTRAEDERLVTVGAVEAGVTLDRRDNPLRPRRGYHWFAQVEAASKLLAGEVDYQIFELGGSYHTAWGRSRWIHLGFAHGAITTLGARNDRDLPVNKRFFPGGESSIRGYQNGGAAPRGADGRFIGAKSRVILNAEVEQRITANWSSVIFMDALGTAVSLADYPFSERLYSLGLGVRYQTIVGPVRLEYGRNLRRREGDPKGTLHFSVGFPF